TAAAGGGCTTTTAAAGTAGCTTAATTTAAATTATTAATTTAAGCTTTGTAAATAAATTTATTTGATAAAATCGCCACTAATTTGATAAAAATTTTTGTAGGAATAATATGGAAAGAATCCTTGTAGTTGATGATAATAAGGCGTTAGCAAAGCTGATTGTTATGCAAATGGAAAAGACTATTGATGAGATGGCAATTGATGTCGCATATAGTTTTGCCGAGGCTAAGACATTAATTAGCGAGCATGACAAAGATTATTTTATGACTATTTTGGATTTAAATTTACCAGATGCTCCAAATGGAGAGATCGTTGATTATGCGCTTTCCAAAGGACTTTCGGCTATCGTTTTAACAGGTAGCATTGACGATGAAACAAGGCAAAATTTTATAAATAAAGATATTGTGGATTATGTTTATAAAGGGAATATGGACGATATCAACTATATCTTTCAAATGATAAATAGACTGAGCAAAAATAGACAATACAATGTTTTGGTTGTTGAAGACTCGCTTCCTTTTAGAAATATGATAAAAAAGATATTAACCAGCCTTCAGTTTAAAGTCTTGGCCGCAGCTCACGGCGAAGAGGCGATGAATTATTTTGCGGATAATCCTGATATAAATCTTATAATAACTGATTATAGAATGCCAGTAAAAGATGGCCTTGAAGTTTTAAAAGAGGTCAGAAAAGAAAAAGATAAAAATAGTCTTGGCGTAATTGTTATGACATCGCCTAGCGAAAAGACTGACGCATCAATATTTTTAAAAAATGGTGCGAGCGATTTTATAGCAAAGCCATTTTCAAAAGAAGAGCTAATATGCCGCGTTAATAATACGATCGAAGCTATGGAAAATATAAACAAAATAGCAAATTTTGCAAATCGCGACTTCTTAACCGGAGTTTATAATAGAAGATTTTTTTATTCTGACGTAGAAGAGTATGTTCAAGTAGCTGAAGAGGCTAATGAGCCTTACGCTTTTGCAATGATTGATGTTGATTATTTTAAGAAGATAAATGATAAATATGGCCATGATGGCGGAGATAAGGTACTAAAATCAATCGCAAAAATTTTAAATGACAATACAAAAGGAAGCGATATCGTTGCTAGATTTGGCGGTGAAGAATTTTGCGTTGTCCTTAAAAAGATAAATAAAGAAGAAGCTGTTAAATTTTTTGTAAATTTACGAGCCAAAGTGGCTGAAAATGAAGTAACTATAAAAAAGGAAAAAGTAAAAGTTACTATATCAATAGGTGTATCTTTTGGCAATGGGCATTGCGAGATAGACGATATGCTTGAGGCTTGCGATTCAGCACTTTACACCGCAAAAGAAAATGGTAGAAATAGAGTAGAAATAGCTTTATGATTATAGATACGCATTGTCATTTAGATAGTAAAGTTTATGATCCTGACCTTGATAAAATTTTAGATGAAGCTAGAAATTTAGGGCTAAAAGGCTTTATTATCCCGGGAGCTGATATCAATGATTTACCAAAAGCGGCTAAAATAGCGCATGAAAATTCTGACATTTTCTTTGCTGCTGGAGTTCATCCATATGATAAAGAGAGTTTTAGTATTGAAATTTTAAGAAATTTTGCTAAAGATGAAAAGTGTGTGGCGATTGGTGAATGTGGTCTAGACTACTTTCGCTTACCAAAAGATGAAAATGAAAAGATAAAAGAAAAAGAGGATCAAAAACGTATTTTTTTAGCTCAACTTGATTTAGCTGTTGAGTTAAAAAAACCCGTTATTCTTCACATTAGGGAGGCTAATGAGGACTCTTTTAATATCTTAAAAGAGTATGCACCAAAGCTTGAAGCTGGAGCGATTTTGCACTGTTATAATGCTTCGCCACTTCTTTTAGAGCTTTGTAAATTTGGGAATTTTTACTTTGGCATAGGCGGTGTTTTAACATTTAAAAATGCTAAAAATTTAGTCGAAATTTTGCCAAAAATCCCATTTGACAGGATAGTTATTGAAACTGACGCTCCTTATCTCACGCCAGAACCAAATCGTGGTAAGAGAAATGAGCCGGCGTTTACGACATTTGTTGCTAAAAAGATAGCTGAAATTTTAAACCTTGAGTTTGAAGTTGTTTGTGAAAAAACTTCGAATAATGCCAAAAGGTTGTTTAAGTGCTTTGCTTAAATTTTGAGCGTTGCACTTGTTTAAGATGCTAGCATCTTAAGTTTTGACACGAAAAAGGATAGAAATGAAAGCAATGCTTAAAATATTTTTAATATTTGCATGTAGTACCTTGCTACTGGCAAATACGCCTGAAAAGAGCTCATACGATACTCAGGTAAAAATTTTAAAAGAGCTGGATATTGACGCTAGCTTTATGAAGACTTCTCACTATGCAAAGATGAGGCAAGGTATCAAACAATCACAACTTGAAACATTTACAGAAGCTCTAAAAAATGGTTATATGTATATACCGATGGTAAAAGAGCAGATCAAAAAATCAGGCGTACCTGAGTCATTCTTTTATCTAGCTATGATAGAATCAGGCTTTTCAAATCACACAGTCTCAAACGCAAAAG
This genomic interval from Campylobacter concisus contains the following:
- a CDS encoding TatD family hydrolase; translation: MIIDTHCHLDSKVYDPDLDKILDEARNLGLKGFIIPGADINDLPKAAKIAHENSDIFFAAGVHPYDKESFSIEILRNFAKDEKCVAIGECGLDYFRLPKDENEKIKEKEDQKRIFLAQLDLAVELKKPVILHIREANEDSFNILKEYAPKLEAGAILHCYNASPLLLELCKFGNFYFGIGGVLTFKNAKNLVEILPKIPFDRIVIETDAPYLTPEPNRGKRNEPAFTTFVAKKIAEILNLEFEVVCEKTSNNAKRLFKCFA
- a CDS encoding GGDEF domain-containing response regulator, which encodes MERILVVDDNKALAKLIVMQMEKTIDEMAIDVAYSFAEAKTLISEHDKDYFMTILDLNLPDAPNGEIVDYALSKGLSAIVLTGSIDDETRQNFINKDIVDYVYKGNMDDINYIFQMINRLSKNRQYNVLVVEDSLPFRNMIKKILTSLQFKVLAAAHGEEAMNYFADNPDINLIITDYRMPVKDGLEVLKEVRKEKDKNSLGVIVMTSPSEKTDASIFLKNGASDFIAKPFSKEELICRVNNTIEAMENINKIANFANRDFLTGVYNRRFFYSDVEEYVQVAEEANEPYAFAMIDVDYFKKINDKYGHDGGDKVLKSIAKILNDNTKGSDIVARFGGEEFCVVLKKINKEEAVKFFVNLRAKVAENEVTIKKEKVKVTISIGVSFGNGHCEIDDMLEACDSALYTAKENGRNRVEIAL